A stretch of Lysinibacillus agricola DNA encodes these proteins:
- a CDS encoding YjfB family protein has translation MDIAALSMAMNQATLMQNVSLAVTKQAMEMQQQNTEQLVEMLDAPHPSAGHTIDIQV, from the coding sequence ATGGATATCGCAGCTTTATCAATGGCAATGAATCAAGCAACGCTAATGCAAAATGTATCTCTAGCTGTAACGAAGCAGGCAATGGAGATGCAACAGCAAAATACAGAACAGTTAGTTGAAATGTTAGATGCTCCACATCCGTCAGCCGGACATACAATTGACATTCAAGTATGA
- the yihA gene encoding ribosome biogenesis GTP-binding protein YihA/YsxC has translation MKVHNVEMVISAVRPDQYPEDGLPEFALAGRSNVGKSSFINRMIGRKALARISSKPGKTQTLNFYKIEEQLFFVDVPGYGYAKVSKTEREAWGKMIERYLTGRQELKAVVQIVDLRHPPTDDDCMMYDFLKHYNIPCIVIATKADKIPKGKWDKHKKVVKETLDMDKNDPLIVFSSEKGLGFEEAWRTIENKM, from the coding sequence ATGAAAGTCCATAACGTCGAAATGGTCATAAGTGCTGTAAGACCAGACCAATATCCAGAAGATGGACTGCCAGAATTTGCACTAGCCGGTCGTTCAAATGTGGGGAAATCCTCCTTCATTAACCGAATGATCGGTCGTAAAGCTTTAGCACGTATTTCTTCTAAGCCCGGAAAAACACAAACGCTTAATTTTTACAAAATCGAAGAGCAATTGTTTTTTGTAGATGTTCCGGGATATGGTTATGCAAAGGTTTCAAAGACTGAGCGTGAAGCGTGGGGGAAAATGATTGAGCGCTACCTTACAGGACGCCAGGAATTAAAGGCAGTCGTACAAATTGTTGATTTACGTCATCCTCCTACAGATGATGATTGCATGATGTATGATTTTTTAAAGCATTACAATATTCCTTGTATTGTCATTGCAACAAAGGCGGATAAAATTCCAAAAGGTAAATGGGATAAACATAAAAAGGTCGTGAAAGAAACGCTGGATATGGACAAAAATGATCCACTTATTGTTTTTTCTTCAGAAAAAGGACTTGGCTTTGAAGAAGCATGGCGTACTATCGAAAATAAAATGTAA